The genome window GTCCACGCCGTCGAGGGCGACCTTACCCAGGACCACCTCGGACTGGAACCGGACCTGTACCACCGGCTCGCGGCGGAAGTCGACGTGGTGCTCACCTGCGCGGCATCCGTGACCTTCGACGAAGAAATCGACGCCGCGCTTCAGCTTAACACCCTCGGTGCGCGGCGCATGATGGAATTTGCCAGATCGTGCGGCGACGCCACGCTGGTCCACGTCTCGACGGCCTACGTTAACGGCCAGACCAAGGGCCGCATTCCCGAAGCACCGCCCCGTCCGGACTGGTCCATGGCCCAGGAAATGGGGCGAAGCGACGCGCCTTTCGACCTGGAACGGGAAATCCGGGACATACTCGCCAGGGCGGATGAGATCCACGACGACTCCCGTTCGCCGGGACAGCAGGAGCGTTTCAGGAAGATGGCGCTGCAGCAGAACCCGAGCCCCTCGCAGCGCTGGCTCGACGCCCAGATGGAGACCTTTCGCAAGCGCTGGCTCAAGGAACGGCTTATCGAAGAGGGCATGCGCCGCGGGCAGCAGTGGGGTTGGCACGACAGCTATACCCTGACGAAGGCCATGGGCGAGCAGTTGATCGTCAAGCACCGGGGCGACCTGCCCACGGCCATAATAAGGCCGTCCATCGTGGAAAGCGCGCTGGTCGAGCCCGAACCGGGATGGATCGAGGGGCTCAAGGTAGCCGACCCGCTCATCGACGCGGTGAGCAAGGGGCGCCTGCCGGACTTCCCCGGCCAGAAAGACATGATCGTGGACATCATCCCGGTGGACATCGTGGCCAATACGACCCTGGCGGCCATGGCGCGCACGGCCCGGGAAGGCGGGATCGGCGTGTACCACGTTTCGACGGGCGACCGGAATCCCGTCCTATTCCACCAGGCCTTCGAGCACTCATACGAGTACTTTCAAAAGTACCCCCGCCTGAACCGGAACAACGAACCCATACCGATCCAGCGATGGACCTACCCGACCCTTGGCCAGTTCCGGCGCCGGTACAACCTGCGCTTCGTCTACCCCCTGAACGCCGCGTTGTGGACGCTCAACCGCTTCACCCGGATTACCCTGCTGAACAACCTGAAGCGCAGAATCGCCGTGATGAAGTCGGCGATCTCGCGCATGCTGTACTACGCCGCGATCTACAGTCCCTACACGTCCCTGGAATGCACCTTCGAGACGGACCGCACGGTCAGGTTGCACGAAAGTCTGGATCCCGAGGACCGGCTGCTCTTCAACGGCGACGTCTCCAGGATCCTCTGGAAGACCTATTTCCAGGATATCCATATCCCCGGCCTGAAACGCCACGTGCTGAAGACCGATGAGCCGAAGCCCGCGGTCACGGAAGAAGAGGAGGTGGCGGAGCGATCCGGGTTCGCCCAGGCCGGGGAGGATGCGCTGCCCCATCTCGATACGCTGACGGACATACTGGCCAAGAGCGCGGACATGTACGGAGACAAGACCGCGCTGCAGATGCCGCGGGACGATGGCTGGATCCGCTATTCCTTCAAGGACGTGTTCGCCCTGGCCGGACACATCGGCTGGCAGTGGCGTTCCAGCGGCCTGCATTCGGGTGACCGGGTCTTGCTCTTCTCGGAGAACCGGCCCGAATGGGGTATCGCCTGTTTCGCCGGGATGGTGGCCGGGGCCGTGCTCGTGCCTGTGGACCGCCGGTCGACACCCCAGGAAGTATGGCGCATTGCCCGGTTTACCGAATCGAGGGCCATCCTCTGCACGGAAAGCGGTCACGCATTACTCACCGCGTCGGCGAAGCCCGGCGGTGAACCGGCGGAGCCCGGCGGCGACGTCATGTTCTGGAACATCGAAAACTACGGTCTGCCGTTCGACGCGCCGCGAAGGTCCGCGTCGCCCGTCACACTGAACGAGGAGCCGCCCCCCTGGGCGCCAGTGGATCCCGATACGCCGGCAGCCATCATGTTTACCCGGGGCATGGCGGCCGAATCCCACGGCGTGGTCCTGACCCATCGGAACTTCGTTTCGAACCTGCTGTCCCTCGCCGAGATCCTGCGCGCCTACCGGACCGACCATTTCCTGTCCCTGCTGCCCATGAGCCAGGCCCTGGAGTTCACGGGCGGTTTCCTCATGCCGTTCTACGCGGGGGCGACCATTACCTATACCACGTCGGTAAGGCCGCGGTCCCTGGTCGGCCTGATTGATGAAACCGGGGTCAACTGCCTGATCGCTGCGCCACGGTTATTCGGGCTGTTGCACGGGTCGCTGCGACAGACGGCCGAGAAAAACGGCGACAGCGTCGTTTCCCGCATGCGGCTGCTGGTCAGCGGCGGCGGCACGCTCGATTCGGACCTGTACCACGCCTACCGGGAGATCGGCCTGACGATCCACGAGGGATACGGGCTCACGGAAGCGGCCCCGGTCGTGACCGTAAATCCCATGGACCGAAGCAAGCCCTCCTCCGTCGGTGTGGCCCTGCCGGCGGTAGACGTTGAAATCCAGGCCCCCGACAAAGAAGGCAACGGCGAGATTATCGTGCGCGGGAACAACGTCATGCAAGGGTACTACAGGAACCCTACGGCGACGGAGAACCGTCTCCGCGGCGGGTGGCTTCACACGGGGGACATCGGACGCATCGACCGCGACGGCTATCTGTACATCATGGAGCGCCTGGGCCAGGCCACCGGGTCCGCCGGTTCCGCCGGTTCCGCCGGTTCCGCCGG of Gemmatimonadota bacterium contains these proteins:
- a CDS encoding HAD-IB family hydrolase, which encodes MSEIVTYLRGKNLLITGATGFLAKAVVEKILRCAPEVGRIYLVVRARRRKDGTTLTARERVEEEILQSAAFARLRETHGERFADIMRAKVHAVEGDLTQDHLGLEPDLYHRLAAEVDVVLTCAASVTFDEEIDAALQLNTLGARRMMEFARSCGDATLVHVSTAYVNGQTKGRIPEAPPRPDWSMAQEMGRSDAPFDLEREIRDILARADEIHDDSRSPGQQERFRKMALQQNPSPSQRWLDAQMETFRKRWLKERLIEEGMRRGQQWGWHDSYTLTKAMGEQLIVKHRGDLPTAIIRPSIVESALVEPEPGWIEGLKVADPLIDAVSKGRLPDFPGQKDMIVDIIPVDIVANTTLAAMARTAREGGIGVYHVSTGDRNPVLFHQAFEHSYEYFQKYPRLNRNNEPIPIQRWTYPTLGQFRRRYNLRFVYPLNAALWTLNRFTRITLLNNLKRRIAVMKSAISRMLYYAAIYSPYTSLECTFETDRTVRLHESLDPEDRLLFNGDVSRILWKTYFQDIHIPGLKRHVLKTDEPKPAVTEEEEVAERSGFAQAGEDALPHLDTLTDILAKSADMYGDKTALQMPRDDGWIRYSFKDVFALAGHIGWQWRSSGLHSGDRVLLFSENRPEWGIACFAGMVAGAVLVPVDRRSTPQEVWRIARFTESRAILCTESGHALLTASAKPGGEPAEPGGDVMFWNIENYGLPFDAPRRSASPVTLNEEPPPWAPVDPDTPAAIMFTRGMAAESHGVVLTHRNFVSNLLSLAEILRAYRTDHFLSLLPMSQALEFTGGFLMPFYAGATITYTTSVRPRSLVGLIDETGVNCLIAAPRLFGLLHGSLRQTAEKNGDSVVSRMRLLVSGGGTLDSDLYHAYREIGLTIHEGYGLTEAAPVVTVNPMDRSKPSSVGVALPAVDVEIQAPDKEGNGEIIVRGNNVMQGYYRNPTATENRLRGGWLHTGDIGRIDRDGYLYIMERLGQATGSAGSAGSAGSAGSAGSVPGGPEGAAGRRAGRFVNGREHAATAFFDVDGTIVDATIVHYYAFYRTWGYSSLRRLVWTIGFLPKILYYIVLDKISRSRFIQAFYRQYRGFGRGECVSRSEQLFEKVMRPRMYAGAVDRIRAHQQRGERVVLVTGSLDFVMEPLAEYTKADDLIALSMKEDDGQLTGETEGPPIGDEAKARIVRDYAERRGIDLARCYAYADSSSDAPMLGVVGHAVAVNPGGKLKKAAEAGGWEVVHWTHV